The genomic DNA TCAGGCGCCCAAATTCACCTTTATCGCGCATCCGTTCCAGTTTTTCCAGTTCGTTGATGCGCTGGCGGATCGTCCTCCAGTTGGTGAGCATGCCACCCAGCCAGCGCACGGTCACGTAGGGCATGCCACAGCGGATTGCCTCCGCCTGAACCGTCTCCTGCGCCTGACGCTTGGTGCCGATGAACAGCACCGTGCCTCCCTCAGCGACCGTATCGCGCACCAGATTGTAGGCTTGCTGGATCGCTTTGGAAGTCTTCTGTAGATCAATGATATGAATGCCGTTCCGCTCGGTGAAAATGTACGGCTTCATGGCAGGGTGCCATTTTTGCGTGCGATGACCAAAATGCACACCGCTTTCCAAGAGCGCTTTCATGGAAACAACTGACATACGATAACTCCTTTTTTGCGTTATTCCTCCGCCTTCTTCATCCCCGCTCGCAACCGCTTGCTGCAAGGCATTTTCCCCACAGCGGCACGCACGAGCAGGTCAGAAAGCGTGAGTGATTTTGGCTCCGTTTCCCGGAGCGAGCGGTAGTATAACATAAGCCGGCAAAAAAAGGTAGGGATTCGGGTATTTAGTTTTATTTTTAATAAGGGAATTTTTGACATGACCCGGAATGATTTTTGCCCCTCTTCTAAACCAACACTGCCCGGCGCCATTTGCGCACTGAGTTGATTAAAAACAACTCTTCGCAGTGGGCTAAATCGGAAAGGTGGATAAGGTGTTCTTCGATCTCCCCTCGATCTAACAGCCATTGGCGGAACACACCAGGCAGCAGTCCGCTCGTTAGTGGAGGCGTGAGCAGGCGCCCTTTCAGGCGGACTACCAGGTTTGCAATTTCACTTTCAGTGACCTCCCCGCGCTCGTTCCAAAACAATATTTCGCAACCCTTTGTGGATGCGGTGTTTTCTGCCCGCTCTTTTTCGTATGCTTCTCGAAATGTGGTCTTGTGGTATAAGAAAACGTTTTTGGAGTCAATCGGGTGCTTTGCTAATACTAACCGCTGAGGTTCCGGCAATGGTATCAGGGGTTGGGATTGAAGGCGCACTTCCCCTTTTGCGTTAAGTAGCAGGCGCACCCGTTGAGGTGATGACGAAAAAGATGATTCAGCTTCTGAGAGGGCTTTTTCGATCGCGCTTTGTGGAAAGGGATATTTGAAGTAAGCAGCCGAAGCCTCCAGGCGACTTAAATGCCCGGCTAAGAGAAAATAGCCTTCCTGCGCCGTCCACAGCATCGTTTCCAGAAGGTCAAACTCGGGTTCAACGTGGGTCAGCAGACGAGCTTTAATTTGACATTCCTCATATTCGCCCTCGCTGGTTGAATCCCAAACGATACCGCCTCCAACCCCATACTCAGCCATTCCAGTGCGGCGATGGATCAGGATCGTGCGGATGGCAACATTGAATTGGGCGCGTTTTTCGGGGGTTATGAAACCAATACAGCCGGTGTAAATTCGGCGAGGTTCAGTTTCCAGTTGGGCGATAATCTTCATTGTGCTGATTTTGGGCGCGCCCGTAATTGAAGCACATGGAAACAGGGCTGTAAAGAGTTCCGTAAGACTGGCATCGGTATCGGCTTCAACGGTTGAAGTCATTTGCCAGACAGTAGGATAACGTTCGATTTCAAACAGACGCGTAGTCTTCACGCTGCCAACCTTTGCGATTCGCCCCAGATCGTTTCGGATCATGTCAACGATCATCACATTTTCAGCGCGGTTTTTCTCAGAATGGAAGAGTGCAGTTGCCTGAGATTGATCCTCCTGGGAGGATAAACCCCGCCTGGCAGTCCCTTTCATTGGGCGGCAAACCACGTGACCATCATGAACCTCAAAGAAAAGTTCAGGGGAAGCAGAGCAAATGACAAAATCACCGAGATCGAGAAAGGCGGGATAATTGGCTTTTTGCGCCGAAACAATCTGGCGGAATAGCCCCTTCGGATCGCCCTCAAATTGTGTATTTAGTCGGATGGTGTAGTTGACCTGATAGGTTAGCCCCTGGGCAATATTGCGCTTTATGCTCCGTATGGCATTGGTGTATTCTTCACGCGAAGTTGTCGGAGACCAATGGCTGATTCGGAAGGAGTGGGATTGGTAAGAAGTCAGGTCGATGATTTGAAAGGTGGGAAATAAACCAAACCAGAGTAGAGGAAACCTGAGCGGGTCTTCCCGGACACGAAATGCAGGATCGAAGGCTGGCGCCGCTTCGTAACTCAGGAAACCCACTGCATAAAGGTTCTCAGCCGTGACTTTCTGTTCGATCGTTTTTAATAGGGGACAGACCTGGTCGACCTGATCCGTTTCGAAGATTGCCTCAGGTTGGCAGAAACGCAACCACTTTGCTCGAGTCGCATCATAGAGAATAATTTCAGGGTGAGAGTGTTCCACCATCGACAAAATTCGGAGGAAAGATTCGTTTTATAATAACGAAGTGTCTGGTAGTCGTTCTATATCCTCCCAGACACTGACGAACGCTCATTCAAAGTTATTTTTATAGGATTTGAACTGGCAATCTGTGCCTTCAATGGTTCGCTCGTTCGGCTGCTGGATTGCCAGAGCATGCGCCTTGAAGTTTAATAGGCTTACCTTCTTGCGTCAAGACAGAAATGCAGGTGAGAAGCGCGTGGTTCTAAATCACGATCAAAGAGAACTCCAGAAAGCCTTGGCTGGCTTAGCGCTCGGAGGGTTCCGTTATTTCGAGCGTGTCGGTTCAACGATGGATGAAGCCACCGCCTGGCTGGAAGAAGGCGCACCCGACCTTGCCCTGGTCGTTGCCGATGAGCAAACCGCCGGGCGTGGTCGTCTGGGTCGCCGCTGGTTTACTGCGCCTAAAGCCTCGCTTGCCTTCAGCCTCGTCTTGCGCCAGGTTGATCCACTTCAGCCATCCCTCTTGACGGGATTGGGCGCTCTGGCAGTCTGCGAAGCCCTGGAGACGCTTTACCACCTGCAACCGCAAATTAAATGGCCAAATGATGTCTTGTTAGAATATCGTAAAGTCTGTGGCGTCCTGACCGAGTCTCACTGGCAGGGAGAACAACTCAGCGGCGTGGTGATGGGCATTGGCATCAACCTTGCACCCTCATCTGTACCTCCTATGAATGCCGCGCTCTTCCCAGCCACCTGTGTGCAGGATCATCTCCGTTTCCTGGCAGGAGCGCCACAGGAAGTAAATCGTTTTCAATTACTGGCTGTGATTTTGGAACGTGTCCTTACCTGGCGTGCGCGTCTGCAAACGAGAAGCTTCATCCAAAGCTGGGAGGCGCGGCTGGCATACCGCTGGGAAACGGTCCAAATATTTCGAGACCTCAACGAGGGAAACAGTTTACTCACCGAAGGAAGGTTGGAAGGATTGAATTCCGATGGCAACCTGATCTTGCGCCTTGCAAACGGTGAGACACAAACCGTAAATTTTGGCGAAATTCGTTTGCGCCCGCTTTCATCCAATGGAGTGTTGTGAGATGACGATTGATGAGTTAAGAGAGGAAGCCAGTTCAGAGACCTTCTTTGAAAAAGCGCCGGAGTCCGAACCGACTCCGCCATATCGTGAACGGCGCTTGCTGGGTTTGACCGCTTTTCAACGTTTCATTATCTCTCTTCTGCTGTTCTTGATTACCTGTATGATAGGCAGTTTTCTATTGCTTGTCACCCAACGGGTCGTGTTGCCGTTCTTGAATTGAGGTCTGCTCCTGGGGCTTTTGATAGAGTGGGTTTTGCTCAAGGAAAGCGAGTAATGTTCTGATCACTTGCTTCAACATTTCCGGGTCGACCTTATCCAGCGTGTCATAGATGGTGTGATAGCTCCAGTCCGTCAAGGATTTTCCTCCACTTTCTAAACTGATTGCTCGAAAACCGGCCTGACAAAAGGGGGCATAATCGCCACTGCGCAGGGTGTGCCACAGCGGCTGCAAGGAAGGATTCGCCAGAAGGAAAGCCTGTTGTAATTCCCGGTCTGTGTAAAGGGGATTGAAGACGCCCTCTTTGGCAACATAGTATAAGACTTCCCCTTTTCCCACCATGTCCACGCAGACCACAGCGGTTGTATTCGCCCACTCGGGATGCGCCTTGACAAAATCGCGCCCTCCAAAAAGGCCATTTTCTTCAGCAGTGGTGAAAAGGAAGGCGATGGCTTGCTGTGAAAGTGCCTGTTTTGCCAGTTCTTCGGCAAGGACTAACAAAACCGCCACGCCGGAGGCGTTATCATTGGCGCCTGGTGAGTATGCAGCCTCCTCTGCCGGAGCTTGAATCAGTTGTAAGCCGATCAGCCACAGGCCTCCCAGGCTACCGAGGGTGGCAACGGTGTATCGTAAGCCCTCCGCGACCTGCCATCCCCACGCTTGCAGAAGCGTCAGGGCAAAGATCATCCAGGCGAAGCGCTGCAGGATATCGAGGGTGCGGCTATACAGGCGCAACAGCCAGGGGTGATGCAACGGCACGGCGGACGCCGTATCAATATGGGCACAGAATAATAAAGCTGGCGGCTCTGGTTGTTGCCCTTCAGGCCGGGCTAACAAATTTTCGCCGGCGCGGCTAGGTTTGCGATTTTGCACCCACCATCGTGACCACTGGGGCAAGATCATAAAGAAAAAAGGCAAAGTCAGCGCAAACCATGGAAACCCGCGACTCACCCAACCGGCTATCCCCAGTGCCACCGCCCCCAGCAAATAAGGTAAATTGAGACGCGGGGTCGGCGCAAATGCGACCGCTTCCCGCTGCACCTCATACCCCCAACCGCTCAAAAGACCACTCACATAATCCAGGGCTTGCCGTTCGGCGGAACTGCCGCTTGGTCGTGCTCCAATCTTGCTGGCTAAGACCTCAATATGGGTCAAAGCCCGCCGAGCGCACAGCTCAGCCCGTTCAGGGGTGGATGGCGACCAGGACATAGCGATCCATCGAATAGCGATAGAGCGGCGAATCGAAGCAAAACGCTGCCCGAATTGGAATAGCGGCTTCTTGTAGTAAACGCTGCTGCTCCAGGTGTTCGGCAAACCCTTGATTGGCAATGATCAATCCCCCGCCGGGTTTCAAACTTTGCCAAGCTGCTGAGAGTAAGGCACGCGGCTGAAAGAGACGCCTGGGCAAGCCCCAACGCAAATGATCTTCAAGAAAAACGAAGGGGAAGAGCATAAAGATGAGGTCAAAGCGGCCGGGTTGCGCTTCAAACGCTTTTGGAATATAGGTCACTCCCTTCAACCCTTTGAGATAGGCGTGAGCATGGTCGTATCGCGAATAAAAATCGGCATAAACCCGGAAGGCATCCCGCTCATAACCGAACAGGGTGACTTTTCTGCCCTGGGGCGCATTGTACCAGCGCAAGATATGATATAAAGCATGCACATAGAACCAATCCGAAGGGCCTACATCCGTGCAGATGAGGGCATCTCCCAAATGCACTTCTGCCTTCTGCAAGGCTTGCTCCAACAGAGCAAGGTAGTATAAATTTTCACGGTAAATGCGTGCCCGACTATGGTTATAGAATTGATCGAGATGATAGGTTTGGCGTAGATCTAGAGCTATTCGTTCGGCAAGCTG from Anaerolineae bacterium includes the following:
- a CDS encoding putative aminopeptidase; translated protein: MTHIEVLASKIGARPSGSSAERQALDYVSGLLSGWGYEVQREAVAFAPTPRLNLPYLLGAVALGIAGWVSRGFPWFALTLPFFFMILPQWSRWWVQNRKPSRAGENLLARPEGQQPEPPALLFCAHIDTASAVPLHHPWLLRLYSRTLDILQRFAWMIFALTLLQAWGWQVAEGLRYTVATLGSLGGLWLIGLQLIQAPAEEAAYSPGANDNASGVAVLLVLAEELAKQALSQQAIAFLFTTAEENGLFGGRDFVKAHPEWANTTAVVCVDMVGKGEVLYYVAKEGVFNPLYTDRELQQAFLLANPSLQPLWHTLRSGDYAPFCQAGFRAISLESGGKSLTDWSYHTIYDTLDKVDPEMLKQVIRTLLAFLEQNPLYQKPQEQTSIQERQHDPLGDKQ
- a CDS encoding Biotin-protein ligase produces the protein MVLNHDQRELQKALAGLALGGFRYFERVGSTMDEATAWLEEGAPDLALVVADEQTAGRGRLGRRWFTAPKASLAFSLVLRQVDPLQPSLLTGLGALAVCEALETLYHLQPQIKWPNDVLLEYRKVCGVLTESHWQGEQLSGVVMGIGINLAPSSVPPMNAALFPATCVQDHLRFLAGAPQEVNRFQLLAVILERVLTWRARLQTRSFIQSWEARLAYRWETVQIFRDLNEGNSLLTEGRLEGLNSDGNLILRLANGETQTVNFGEIRLRPLSSNGVL
- a CDS encoding Para-aminobenzoate synthase, aminase component — translated: MVEHSHPEIILYDATRAKWLRFCQPEAIFETDQVDQVCPLLKTIEQKVTAENLYAVGFLSYEAAPAFDPAFRVREDPLRFPLLWFGLFPTFQIIDLTSYQSHSFRISHWSPTTSREEYTNAIRSIKRNIAQGLTYQVNYTIRLNTQFEGDPKGLFRQIVSAQKANYPAFLDLGDFVICSASPELFFEVHDGHVVCRPMKGTARRGLSSQEDQSQATALFHSEKNRAENVMIVDMIRNDLGRIAKVGSVKTTRLFEIERYPTVWQMTSTVEADTDASLTELFTALFPCASITGAPKISTMKIIAQLETEPRRIYTGCIGFITPEKRAQFNVAIRTILIHRRTGMAEYGVGGGIVWDSTSEGEYEECQIKARLLTHVEPEFDLLETMLWTAQEGYFLLAGHLSRLEASAAYFKYPFPQSAIEKALSEAESSFSSSPQRVRLLLNAKGEVRLQSQPLIPLPEPQRLVLAKHPIDSKNVFLYHKTTFREAYEKERAENTASTKGCEILFWNERGEVTESEIANLVVRLKGRLLTPPLTSGLLPGVFRQWLLDRGEIEEHLIHLSDLAHCEELFLINSVRKWRRAVLV